The proteins below are encoded in one region of Roseovarius bejariae:
- a CDS encoding sulfite exporter TauE/SafE family protein, whose translation MPDALITAGATPGLIFLMLAIGVAGIVRGFTGFGTALIFVPVAGIFLPPAVVIGVMVITGIFSTGALLPRAWGQASRAEVGLLALAALITVPLGIWLLERLDGLTIRWIVAGVAGLTLTALISGWRFSGRVSRPGLAGIGGAAGVVGGLTGLTGPVVILFYLAGQSAAQTVRANTILFLAALDVVIAVNLFLRGSIAWETLWLALILAVPYFTTTMIGQSLFDPHRERLYRWAAYGVIGLAVLTGLPIWE comes from the coding sequence ATGCCTGATGCCCTGATCACGGCCGGGGCCACCCCCGGCCTGATCTTCCTGATGCTTGCCATCGGCGTGGCGGGTATCGTGCGGGGCTTTACCGGGTTCGGGACGGCGCTGATCTTCGTGCCTGTCGCGGGAATATTCTTGCCGCCCGCCGTGGTCATCGGGGTGATGGTCATCACCGGCATCTTCAGCACTGGCGCCCTGCTGCCCCGCGCATGGGGGCAGGCCAGCCGCGCCGAGGTGGGGCTTCTGGCACTGGCCGCGCTGATCACGGTGCCCTTGGGTATCTGGCTTCTGGAGCGGCTGGATGGCCTGACCATCCGCTGGATCGTGGCGGGCGTTGCGGGGCTTACACTGACGGCCCTGATCTCGGGCTGGCGCTTCTCGGGCCGGGTCTCGCGCCCGGGGCTTGCGGGCATCGGCGGCGCGGCGGGGGTCGTGGGTGGCCTGACGGGCCTGACCGGGCCGGTGGTGATCCTCTTCTATCTTGCCGGTCAATCGGCGGCCCAGACGGTGCGCGCCAATACCATCCTGTTCCTTGCCGCGCTCGACGTGGTGATCGCCGTCAATCTTTTCCTGCGCGGCTCCATCGCATGGGAAACCCTCTGGCTGGCCCTGATCCTTGCGGTGCCCTATTTTACCACCACGATGATCGGCCAATCGCTGTTTGACCCGCACCGTGAGCGTCTGTACCGATGGGCCGCCTATGGCGTGATCGGCCTTGCGGTGCTGACCGGCCTGCCGATCTGGGAATAA
- the yajC gene encoding preprotein translocase subunit YajC, which yields MEAIGQFIPLILIFFIMYFLLIRPQQKKLKEHQAMVEALRRGDQVVTQGGLIGKVSKVKDGDEIEVDLAEGVRVRVVKSTIAQVLSKTEPAEG from the coding sequence ATGGAAGCCATTGGCCAGTTCATCCCCCTCATCCTGATTTTCTTCATCATGTACTTCCTGCTGATCCGTCCGCAGCAGAAGAAACTCAAGGAACATCAGGCCATGGTCGAGGCCCTGCGCCGGGGCGATCAGGTGGTCACCCAGGGGGGGCTGATCGGCAAGGTCTCGAAGGTCAAGGATGGCGACGAGATCGAGGTCGACCTGGCCGAGGGCGTGCGCGTCCGCGTTGTCAAATCCACCATCGCCCAAGTGTTGTCGAAGACCGAGCCGGCAGAGGGCTGA
- a CDS encoding Mth938-like domain-containing protein, which yields MQLNEMSFENATPIEGYGPGFFRVGGGMIEGAALVTVHGARGWGGYDDTAPLLELAEEVDVIFIGTGAETAHVPPAFRDTLEEAGLGVEAMNSPAACRTYNVLLSEGRRVALAALAV from the coding sequence ATGCAACTCAACGAGATGAGCTTTGAAAACGCGACACCCATCGAGGGCTACGGCCCGGGCTTCTTTCGCGTTGGCGGCGGGATGATCGAAGGCGCGGCACTGGTCACCGTGCATGGTGCGCGGGGCTGGGGCGGCTATGACGACACCGCGCCGCTGTTGGAACTGGCGGAAGAGGTCGACGTGATCTTCATCGGCACCGGGGCCGAAACCGCGCATGTGCCGCCCGCCTTCCGCGATACATTGGAAGAGGCGGGCCTCGGGGTCGAGGCGATGAACTCCCCCGCCGCCTGCCGTACATACAACGTGCTTCTTTCCGAAGGCCGCCGGGTCGCCCTCGCGGCGCTTGCGGTCTGA
- the serS gene encoding serine--tRNA ligase, with the protein MHDIRAIRENPAAFDAAMARRGVDGASAPILELDEARRAKILAAETAQAEQNKASKEVGAAKAKGDEEAFERLRALVGEKKAEVAAMQGEAKELDQKLTDMLMGLPNLPMDDIPDGDDEEDNVEIHRWGTPKVFDYTPKEHFELDGVKPGMDFELAAKLSGSRFVVLKGAVARIHRALAQFMIDTHVEENGLAETWTPVLVRDDMMYGTGQLPKFGEDSYQTTNGWWLVPTAEVPLTNIVNGETVEEGSLPKRFVAHTQCFRSEAGSAGKDTAGMLRQHQFEKVEMVSITHPDHSRGELDRMTDCAQGILEKLGLPYRTIVLCTGDMGFGARRTHDIEVWLPGQDTYREISSVSVCGDFQARRMNARFKPEGGGKPQFLHTLNGSGLAVGRCLIAVLENGQQADGSVALPEVLHPYLRGKTKLTAEGELA; encoded by the coding sequence ATGCACGATATCCGCGCGATCCGTGAAAACCCCGCAGCTTTTGACGCCGCCATGGCCCGCCGTGGGGTGGACGGGGCCTCGGCCCCCATTCTTGAGCTGGACGAGGCGCGGCGCGCCAAAATCCTTGCCGCCGAGACCGCACAGGCCGAGCAGAACAAGGCCTCCAAGGAGGTCGGCGCCGCCAAGGCCAAGGGCGACGAGGAGGCGTTTGAACGGCTGCGCGCGCTCGTGGGCGAGAAAAAGGCCGAGGTGGCCGCGATGCAGGGTGAGGCCAAGGAGCTGGACCAAAAGCTCACCGATATGCTGATGGGTCTGCCCAACCTGCCGATGGACGACATCCCCGACGGCGACGACGAAGAAGATAACGTCGAAATTCACCGCTGGGGCACGCCCAAGGTGTTCGATTATACGCCGAAAGAGCATTTCGAGCTGGACGGTGTGAAACCGGGCATGGATTTCGAACTGGCCGCGAAACTCTCGGGGTCGCGTTTCGTGGTGCTCAAGGGCGCGGTGGCGCGGATTCACCGGGCCCTGGCGCAGTTCATGATTGATACGCATGTCGAGGAAAACGGGCTGGCCGAGACATGGACACCCGTCCTAGTGCGCGATGACATGATGTACGGCACCGGCCAATTGCCCAAGTTCGGCGAGGATAGCTATCAGACCACGAACGGCTGGTGGCTGGTGCCCACGGCCGAGGTGCCGCTGACCAATATCGTCAATGGCGAGACCGTCGAGGAGGGCAGCCTTCCCAAGCGCTTCGTGGCCCATACCCAGTGTTTCCGCTCGGAAGCGGGCAGCGCGGGCAAGGACACGGCGGGCATGCTGCGCCAGCACCAGTTCGAAAAGGTCGAGATGGTCTCGATCACCCACCCCGATCACAGCCGCGGCGAGCTGGACCGGATGACCGACTGTGCGCAGGGCATCCTTGAAAAGCTCGGCCTGCCGTACCGGACCATCGTGCTGTGCACCGGCGACATGGGGTTTGGCGCGCGGCGCACCCATGACATCGAGGTCTGGTTGCCCGGGCAGGACACGTACCGCGAGATTTCCTCGGTCTCGGTCTGCGGTGACTTTCAGGCCCGCCGGATGAACGCCCGTTTCAAGCCCGAGGGCGGCGGCAAGCCGCAATTCCTGCACACGCTCAACGGCTCGGGCCTTGCGGTGGGGCGTTGCCTCATTGCGGTGCTGGAAAACGGCCAGCAGGCCGATGGCTCGGTCGCCCTGCCCGAAGTTCTGCACCCCTACCTGCGCGGCAAGACCAAGCTCACCGCCGAAGGGGAGTTGGCCTGA
- the secD gene encoding protein translocase subunit SecD gives MLQIDLWKRVVIWGLVALGLLLALPNAFYPRVERYNDATAAIEAGVEDPQVMEDSGLWPDFLPSDLVNLGLDLRGGAHLLAEVQVEDVYAARIESMWPEVRDLLREERDRVGPIRLQPTENAELRVRLVEGAEEVSYAASLVRGLARPVTSLTGAGASDIDVTTQGADIIVRLSEAEQRATDERTVRQALEIIRRRIDEVGTREPNIQRQGADRILIQVPGIGSAAELKDIIGTTAQLTFQPVVSRTQNADERPGAGNEVLPALDQEGLYYILEKAPVVTGEELTDAQPDFDQNGRPAVSFRFNPGGARKFGDYTAENIGNPFAIVLDGEVVSAPVIQSHIPGGSGIITGNFTVEESTNLAVLLRAGALPAGLEFLEERTIGPELGADSIEAGQIACIVAFVLVLVFMVASYGTFGVFANIALIINVGLIFGLLSMIGATLTLPGIAGIVLTIGMAVDANVLVFERIREELKSAKGPARAIELGYEKALSAIVDANITTLITAVILLIMGSGPVQGFAWTLMIGIFTSVFTALFVTRLIIVIWFERKRPKTVLQGRALRLVPESTSWDFFRRWKVSLGVSAVLIVIAAGSFMLQGLNFGIDFRGGTTVRTESAQPIDIGQYRDAIQPLDLGDISITEVFDPTFGPEQNVSMIRIQAQEGQESVSAEVVASVEAALQQAVPDIEFTSVESVGPKVSGELINAAIIAVSLAIGAVLVYIWLRFEWQFAVGAVAALVHDVVLTIGIFSELQIQFDLAIIAALLTIVGYSLNDTVVVFDRVRENLRKYKKKPLSEVLNLSINETLSRTMMTSVTTLLGLLALYMLGGDVIRGFVFAMIWGVVVGTYSSVFVASTILLWLGVKRDWSKPDANAGNQFANVDA, from the coding sequence ATGCTGCAAATCGACCTGTGGAAACGTGTGGTGATCTGGGGCCTCGTGGCGCTTGGTTTGCTGTTGGCCCTGCCCAATGCCTTTTACCCGCGGGTTGAGCGGTACAACGATGCCACGGCGGCCATCGAGGCCGGGGTGGAAGACCCGCAAGTGATGGAAGATTCTGGCCTCTGGCCCGATTTCCTGCCGTCTGATCTGGTCAATCTGGGGCTGGATTTGCGCGGTGGGGCGCATTTGCTGGCCGAGGTGCAGGTCGAGGATGTCTATGCCGCGCGAATCGAATCCATGTGGCCCGAGGTGCGTGACCTGCTGCGTGAAGAGCGCGATCGTGTCGGCCCCATTCGCCTGCAACCCACTGAAAACGCGGAGCTTCGCGTGCGTCTGGTCGAGGGGGCCGAGGAGGTCTCTTATGCCGCCTCGCTGGTGCGCGGCCTTGCCCGCCCGGTGACCAGCCTCACGGGGGCCGGGGCCTCGGACATCGACGTGACCACGCAGGGCGCCGACATCATCGTGCGCCTGTCCGAGGCCGAGCAACGCGCCACTGACGAGCGTACCGTCCGCCAAGCCCTTGAAATCATTCGCCGTCGGATCGACGAGGTCGGCACGCGGGAACCCAACATTCAACGCCAAGGCGCCGACCGTATCCTGATCCAGGTGCCGGGCATCGGCAGCGCCGCGGAGTTGAAAGACATCATCGGCACCACCGCGCAGCTGACCTTCCAACCGGTGGTCAGCCGCACGCAGAACGCCGACGAACGCCCCGGCGCGGGCAACGAGGTTCTGCCAGCCCTCGATCAGGAGGGGCTTTATTACATCCTCGAAAAGGCCCCGGTGGTGACCGGCGAGGAACTGACCGACGCACAGCCCGATTTCGATCAGAACGGACGCCCCGCCGTGTCCTTCCGCTTCAACCCGGGCGGCGCGCGCAAGTTCGGCGATTACACGGCGGAAAACATCGGCAACCCCTTTGCCATCGTGCTGGATGGCGAGGTGGTCAGCGCCCCGGTGATCCAAAGTCACATTCCCGGTGGTTCGGGGATCATCACCGGCAATTTCACCGTCGAGGAAAGCACCAACCTTGCCGTGCTCCTGCGTGCCGGGGCCTTGCCAGCCGGGCTTGAGTTTCTCGAAGAACGCACCATCGGCCCGGAACTCGGCGCTGACAGCATCGAGGCCGGACAGATTGCCTGTATCGTGGCCTTCGTTCTGGTGCTGGTCTTCATGGTGGCCAGCTATGGCACCTTTGGGGTTTTCGCCAATATCGCCCTGATCATCAACGTCGGGTTGATCTTCGGCCTGCTCAGCATGATCGGCGCGACGCTGACCCTGCCGGGGATTGCCGGGATCGTGTTGACCATCGGGATGGCGGTGGACGCCAACGTGCTGGTCTTCGAGCGGATTCGCGAAGAACTGAAATCGGCCAAAGGGCCGGCACGGGCCATCGAACTGGGGTATGAAAAGGCGCTGAGCGCGATTGTCGATGCCAATATCACCACGCTGATCACAGCCGTGATTCTTTTGATCATGGGGTCTGGCCCGGTGCAGGGCTTTGCCTGGACGCTGATGATCGGGATTTTCACGTCCGTGTTCACGGCACTCTTCGTCACGCGCCTGATCATTGTCATCTGGTTTGAACGTAAACGCCCCAAAACCGTGCTTCAGGGCCGTGCCCTGCGCCTGGTTCCCGAAAGCACAAGCTGGGATTTTTTCCGCCGGTGGAAGGTGTCATTGGGTGTCTCGGCTGTCCTGATCGTGATCGCGGCAGGCTCCTTCATGCTGCAAGGTCTGAACTTCGGGATCGATTTCCGGGGTGGCACCACGGTACGTACGGAAAGCGCCCAACCCATCGACATCGGCCAGTATCGCGACGCGATCCAGCCACTGGACCTGGGTGACATTTCCATCACCGAGGTTTTCGACCCCACCTTCGGCCCCGAGCAAAACGTTTCGATGATCCGCATCCAGGCCCAGGAGGGACAGGAGAGCGTCAGCGCCGAGGTCGTGGCCAGTGTCGAGGCCGCGCTGCAACAGGCGGTGCCGGATATCGAGTTCACCTCGGTCGAATCCGTCGGCCCCAAGGTCTCGGGTGAGTTGATCAATGCCGCCATCATCGCGGTCTCGCTCGCCATCGGGGCGGTGCTTGTCTACATCTGGTTGCGGTTCGAATGGCAGTTTGCCGTGGGGGCCGTGGCCGCGCTTGTGCATGACGTGGTGCTGACCATCGGGATATTCTCGGAACTGCAAATTCAGTTCGATCTTGCCATCATCGCCGCGCTTCTGACCATCGTGGGCTATTCGCTCAACGATACGGTGGTGGTCTTCGACCGGGTGCGCGAGAACCTGCGAAAGTACAAGAAAAAGCCGCTGTCCGAGGTGCTGAACCTCTCGATCAACGAAACCCTCAGCCGAACGATGATGACCTCGGTCACCACCCTCCTGGGGCTGCTGGCGCTCTATATGCTGGGGGGCGACGTGATCCGTGGCTTCGTTTTTGCGATGATCTGGGGCGTGGTGGTCGGCACCTATTCCTCGGTCTTCGTGGCCAGCACCATTTTGCTTTGGCTCGGGGTCAAGCGTGACTGGTCCAAGCCCGACGCCAACGCCGGGAACCAGTTTGCCAACGTGGATGCCTGA